CGGCGTCGTACAGCGCCTGCACGACCAGCGTGGTGGCCTGCTCCTCCGTCAGATCGGGGCGGAAGAGCTTCTTCATCGAGCCCCGGGCGAAGATCGAACCCGATCCGGTGGCGGCGAAGCCGTGCTCCTCGGAGCGGCCGCCGGTCACGTCGTAGGAGAAGATCCGGCCCTTCTCCTTGGCCTCGTCGTACCCCGCGAACAGCGGCACGACGGCCAGCCCCTGCATCGCCATGCCCAGATTGCTCCGGATCATGGTGGACAGCCGGTTGGCCTTGCCCTCCAGGGAGAGGGTCGTCCCCTCCACCTTCTCGAAGTGCTCCAGCTCCAGCTGGAACAGCTTCACCATCTCCACGGCCAGGCCGGCCGTACCGGCGATGCCGACGGCGGAGTACTCGTCCGCCGGGAACACCTTCTCGATGTCCCGCTGCGCGATCATGTTCCCCATGGTCGCCCGCCGGTCACCGGCGAGGACCACCCCGCCGGG
Above is a genomic segment from Streptomyces sp. NBC_01233 containing:
- the prcB gene encoding proteasome subunit beta is translated as MEPNTRSTGRLPAAFLTPGSSSFMDFLGAHSPEMLPGNRRLPEGVVEAPHGTTIVAATFPGGVVLAGDRRATMGNMIAQRDIEKVFPADEYSAVGIAGTAGLAVEMVKLFQLELEHFEKVEGTTLSLEGKANRLSTMIRSNLGMAMQGLAVVPLFAGYDEAKEKGRIFSYDVTGGRSEEHGFAATGSGSIFARGSMKKLFRPDLTEEQATTLVVQALYDAADDDSATGGPDLYRHIYPIVTVITDEGFRRLTDAESQELARTVTNRRLEQPDGPRAALL